The Micromonospora sp. Llam0 genome includes a window with the following:
- the cas1 gene encoding CRISPR-associated endonuclease Cas1, whose amino-acid sequence MTTPELLPISLVAHQAFCPRRAWLEAAGESTDTHQVQVGVQAHTPADDPTGSRSRRYRAVDVVSHDLGVYGRCDTVELDDDAAMTVVEHKATPVRRRPEVTEPMRIQVALQARALADMGYPVAGQAVYFTNHRVRVDITLSPADVAAAREMVAATARTLDAEQAPPPLENDRRCSRCSHISVCLPDERPLAPVTRRIVVADPDTQVLHLTTPGSRAYVERGRIEVSKSGEKLGSFPIERVQGLVVHGNVDLSSGLIREVLWRSLSVVWCTSTGRVTGWARPAQGPNGGPRLLQHVASHNGRIDLARQFVTAKIANQATLLRRHGNAPDTVTRLRELQRAALDALSLTDLFGIEGEAAASYFAQFLTMFRPKVVEAEQLTFSVRTRRPARDPINAALNLCYGLLTADILRAVVACGLDPHAGFLHSSGRNKPALALDLVEEFRAAVADSVVITAFNNGELRVRDFTTVLGTTRISANGRKALIAGYERRVTGTFRHPIFGYEVSWRRAMEIQARLVLGVIDGTQPRYEGIKIR is encoded by the coding sequence ATGACGACGCCGGAACTGCTTCCGATCAGCCTGGTGGCGCACCAGGCGTTCTGCCCACGCCGGGCCTGGCTGGAAGCAGCCGGCGAGTCGACCGACACCCATCAGGTGCAGGTCGGCGTCCAGGCCCACACCCCGGCCGACGACCCGACCGGGTCGCGGTCCCGGCGCTACCGGGCCGTCGACGTGGTCAGTCACGACCTCGGGGTGTACGGCCGCTGCGACACCGTCGAGCTCGACGACGACGCCGCGATGACCGTCGTCGAACACAAGGCCACCCCGGTGCGCCGCCGGCCGGAAGTCACCGAACCGATGCGGATCCAGGTCGCCCTCCAGGCTCGGGCGCTGGCAGACATGGGTTACCCGGTGGCCGGGCAGGCGGTCTACTTCACCAACCACCGGGTACGGGTCGACATCACCCTGTCGCCGGCCGATGTGGCGGCCGCCCGGGAGATGGTGGCGGCAACCGCGCGTACGCTGGACGCCGAGCAGGCCCCGCCGCCGCTGGAGAACGACCGACGCTGCTCCCGCTGCTCACACATCAGCGTCTGCCTGCCCGACGAACGCCCGCTCGCGCCGGTGACCCGCCGGATCGTCGTCGCCGACCCGGACACCCAGGTCCTGCACCTGACCACGCCGGGGTCGCGTGCGTACGTCGAGCGAGGCCGGATCGAGGTCAGCAAGAGCGGCGAGAAGCTTGGGTCGTTTCCGATCGAACGCGTGCAGGGCCTGGTGGTGCACGGCAACGTCGACCTGTCCAGCGGCCTGATCAGGGAGGTGCTGTGGCGCAGCCTGTCCGTGGTGTGGTGCACCAGCACCGGCCGGGTTACCGGCTGGGCGCGGCCGGCGCAGGGGCCCAACGGCGGCCCGCGGCTGCTGCAGCACGTCGCCTCCCACAACGGGCGCATCGACCTGGCCCGACAGTTCGTCACCGCGAAGATCGCCAACCAGGCGACGTTGCTGCGCCGGCACGGCAACGCCCCGGACACGGTGACCCGGCTGCGCGAGCTACAACGCGCAGCCCTCGACGCGCTGTCGTTGACGGACCTGTTCGGCATCGAAGGTGAGGCCGCCGCCAGTTACTTCGCCCAGTTCCTCACTATGTTCCGGCCGAAGGTCGTCGAGGCCGAGCAGCTGACCTTCTCCGTACGGACCCGACGCCCAGCCCGCGATCCGATCAACGCCGCGTTGAACCTCTGCTACGGGCTGCTGACCGCCGACATCCTACGGGCCGTCGTCGCCTGCGGGCTCGACCCGCACGCTGGCTTCCTGCACAGCTCCGGCCGCAACAAGCCGGCGTTGGCTCTCGACCTGGTCGAGGAGTTCCGGGCAGCCGTCGCCGACTCGGTCGTCATCACCGCGTTCAACAACGGCGAGCTCCGCGTCCGGGACTTCACAACGGTGCTCGGCACCACCCGGATCAGCGCGAACGGACGGAAAGCGCTCATCGCCGGTTACGAACGCCGGGTTACCGGCACGTTCCGCCACCCGATCTTCGGCTACGAGGTGAGCTGGCGGCGCGCGATGGAGATCCAGGCGCGCCTGGTGCTCGGCGTGATCGACGGGACGCAGCCCCGATACGAGGGGATCAAGATCCGATGA
- the cas3u gene encoding type I-U CRISPR-associated helicase/endonuclease Cas3, which translates to MSVERADFGAFFAAVRTGQQPFRWQERLLDHLLATGRWPDQLVAPTGAGKTSVIDVHVFAVAMMAAGHPVRVPRRLALVVDRRALVDDQHQHATAIAGLLAAARGDSRTVLARVAAALDSLRTGATGRGGRGGDPAASPLTVALLRGGAPPSRSWLDEPVGAAVLCATPDMWGSRLLLAGYGSRAQARPREAGLLAYDTVAVVDEAHLSRQLVTTARRVAELAAVTDEPLGVPVLQVVETTATPHADAGVAVGVETDDLAVDAPLRQRLTSPKPVTLRPIPAWPIPRSGPAFKAGVAALADEAVRLREAVRSGDAYGTTVGCFVNTVAVAAAVAAELRARDLTVELICGRLRPYDVDRLRPPASNLLSLGGDPKVDVLVSTQSLEVGVDLDLAAAVTELAPGGALAQRAGRVNRLGVRPVTEISVLVPADELPDAAQYGPYQRDDLSAALAWLAGRAVDPAGLAPWALRDPRPPAPALRRDLLQRLELAQAWHLARTSDDLAAAAQDDLDLWLSDDLDAADHEFGIVVRRALPADTADAVKLIEALPPRPHEVFPVSIRLATRIWDRLKELAEAAAKAGPDPVPVPMLVRPTDPAPRPLTVDDRIRPGDILVLDDTTALFTSKVVDPAGTERVDDVLDALGEPKAGEVVLRIEGDTAGHRRFLDAVAATVVDQDDPDTPGAAELEPTEIAQLLRVHRDKLTPQPMVVAAAALLDRPETERAGAEVIPHWQESDDGKPELARLIVVDLRKATDDDELRQSWTPRRRRVLLHRHADAVADRAETVADRLGLPAELVAVLRLAGLHHDDGKSDERFQRRLNADPAEPLRDARRDRKLLKESGLPTGWRHEQLSVVRAWLQLSTQDDASRELIVRLVGTSHGHGRHGFPHTAGQLVGAVDATAEDLFDEGRWDELIERTHRRWGVWGCAYLEALLRAADGQVSAEGS; encoded by the coding sequence GTGAGCGTCGAGCGCGCCGACTTCGGCGCCTTCTTCGCCGCCGTCCGCACCGGACAGCAGCCGTTCCGCTGGCAGGAGCGGCTGCTCGACCACCTGCTGGCCACCGGCCGCTGGCCGGACCAGCTGGTCGCGCCGACCGGGGCCGGCAAGACCAGCGTCATCGACGTGCACGTGTTCGCGGTGGCGATGATGGCCGCCGGCCACCCGGTACGGGTACCGCGCCGGCTCGCGCTGGTCGTCGACCGCCGGGCACTCGTCGACGACCAGCACCAACACGCGACGGCGATCGCCGGGCTGCTGGCGGCCGCCCGAGGCGACAGCCGGACCGTGCTGGCCCGGGTCGCCGCCGCGCTCGACTCGCTGCGTACCGGGGCCACCGGGCGCGGCGGGCGGGGCGGTGACCCGGCGGCGAGCCCGCTGACGGTGGCGTTGCTGCGCGGCGGCGCGCCACCGTCGCGGTCCTGGCTGGACGAACCGGTCGGTGCGGCGGTGCTCTGTGCCACCCCCGACATGTGGGGGTCACGGCTGCTGCTCGCCGGCTACGGATCGCGGGCACAGGCCCGGCCACGGGAAGCCGGGCTGCTCGCATACGACACGGTCGCCGTCGTCGACGAGGCACACCTGTCCCGGCAGTTGGTGACCACCGCCCGGCGGGTCGCCGAACTGGCCGCCGTCACCGACGAACCACTCGGCGTACCGGTGCTGCAGGTCGTCGAGACCACCGCCACGCCGCACGCCGACGCCGGGGTGGCCGTCGGCGTCGAAACCGACGACCTGGCCGTGGACGCGCCGCTGCGGCAGCGGCTGACCAGCCCGAAGCCGGTGACCCTGCGGCCGATCCCGGCCTGGCCGATCCCACGCAGCGGCCCGGCCTTCAAGGCGGGCGTCGCGGCGCTGGCCGACGAGGCGGTACGGCTACGTGAGGCAGTACGGTCGGGTGACGCGTACGGCACGACAGTCGGCTGTTTCGTCAACACCGTCGCGGTCGCCGCCGCCGTCGCCGCCGAACTGCGCGCCCGGGACCTGACCGTCGAGTTGATCTGCGGCCGGCTGCGGCCGTACGACGTGGACCGGTTGCGGCCGCCCGCGTCGAACCTGCTCAGCCTCGGCGGCGATCCGAAGGTCGACGTCCTGGTCAGCACCCAGAGTCTCGAAGTCGGTGTAGACCTGGATCTGGCGGCGGCCGTGACCGAGCTGGCACCCGGTGGGGCGCTCGCCCAGCGAGCCGGCCGGGTCAACCGGCTCGGCGTCCGTCCCGTCACCGAGATCAGCGTGCTGGTGCCGGCCGACGAGTTGCCCGACGCGGCCCAGTACGGGCCGTACCAGCGGGACGACCTGTCGGCGGCGCTCGCCTGGCTGGCCGGGCGGGCCGTAGACCCGGCGGGCCTCGCCCCGTGGGCGCTGCGCGACCCCCGGCCGCCGGCCCCGGCGCTGCGGCGGGACCTGCTGCAACGGCTGGAGCTGGCGCAAGCGTGGCACCTTGCTCGGACCAGCGACGACCTCGCTGCCGCCGCGCAGGACGACCTCGACCTGTGGCTCTCCGACGACCTCGACGCAGCCGACCACGAGTTCGGCATCGTCGTCCGGCGGGCGCTGCCGGCCGACACCGCCGACGCCGTCAAGCTGATCGAGGCGCTGCCGCCCCGCCCGCACGAGGTCTTCCCGGTGTCGATCAGGCTGGCGACCAGGATCTGGGACCGGCTGAAGGAACTGGCGGAGGCAGCGGCCAAGGCCGGTCCGGACCCGGTGCCCGTACCGATGCTGGTCCGACCCACGGATCCCGCGCCGCGCCCGCTGACCGTCGACGACCGGATTCGCCCCGGCGACATACTCGTCCTCGACGACACCACTGCGCTGTTCACCTCCAAGGTCGTCGACCCGGCCGGCACCGAACGGGTCGACGACGTGCTCGACGCCCTCGGCGAGCCGAAAGCCGGCGAGGTGGTACTCCGGATCGAAGGGGACACCGCCGGGCACCGCCGGTTCCTCGACGCCGTCGCCGCCACCGTCGTCGACCAGGACGACCCGGACACTCCAGGTGCCGCCGAACTGGAACCGACGGAGATCGCCCAGCTGCTGCGGGTACACCGCGACAAGCTGACACCGCAGCCGATGGTGGTCGCGGCGGCGGCCCTGCTCGATCGGCCGGAGACCGAACGGGCCGGGGCCGAGGTGATTCCGCACTGGCAGGAATCCGACGACGGCAAGCCGGAACTTGCCCGACTCATCGTCGTCGACCTGCGGAAGGCCACCGATGACGACGAGTTGCGCCAGAGCTGGACCCCGCGCCGTCGCAGGGTGCTGTTGCATCGGCACGCCGACGCCGTCGCCGACCGCGCCGAAACAGTCGCCGACCGGCTCGGCCTTCCCGCCGAGCTGGTGGCGGTGCTGAGGCTGGCCGGCCTGCACCACGACGACGGCAAATCGGATGAACGCTTCCAAAGGCGGCTCAACGCCGACCCGGCCGAGCCGCTACGGGACGCGCGACGGGACCGGAAGCTGCTGAAGGAATCAGGACTGCCGACCGGATGGCGCCACGAACAGCTCTCCGTGGTCCGAGCATGGCTGCAGCTGTCGACACAGGACGATGCAAGTCGGGAGCTGATCGTCCGGCTGGTCGGCACCAGCCACGGACACGGCCGGCACGGCTTCCCGCACACCGCCGGGCAGCTCGTCGGCGCTGTCGACGCTACCGCCGAGGACCTGTTCGACGAGGGCCGGTGGGACGAACTGATCGAACGCACCCATCGCCGTTGGGGGGTGTGGGGCTGCGCCTACCTGGAAGCGCTGCTCCGTGCCGCCGACGGGCAGGTCTCCGCGGAGGGATCATGA
- the csb2 gene encoding type I-U CRISPR-associated protein Csb2, producing the protein MSFAIVAEPVLGVYKGHVGSGELDPLPSPARLHAALLCAAAQGVRAVPDGDSLQPCDIDREALRWLEANPPDGIAVPQTLPNGGGATAYRQEGLIVKEGRGPLSDKLVGKPAVTGVAVTGRYAWTWEQPPPEPVAAALTALCPEVPYLGTTESPVRLVVAEADPTHRLDPDADLFTGDGLDLAVAVAGRSDALEAAHRESTAVPPLKSDAHRSSEKTVAPPIVTAGVELGRYARAEEPPPPTPWTSVLLFGMAGPVPPQLRVRYAVAVHRALVSLVGDGAPAILTGAYGDNVPQPANRCAIQFLGPDAPHVDGSAMALLLPRDADDIDLTLIRMAAHHLRQVKVSAGPFGVKPPVEVAADEFWPEPAAGTQRWWQTDPVAVPDSRPPRVRVRDWSLADAAALSVALVWRDEFEKVPERGEARYQALARAASARGVRVESAVRVMDGDVGRYVHKVHSDTLIQPYRAVLNLGNLTGPRTIAAIGQSRHLGGGLLVPRDLPESIARRLAR; encoded by the coding sequence GTGAGCTTCGCGATCGTCGCCGAACCGGTCCTCGGCGTCTACAAGGGGCACGTCGGCAGCGGTGAGCTCGACCCGCTGCCGTCGCCGGCCCGGCTGCACGCCGCCCTGCTCTGCGCTGCCGCCCAAGGCGTGCGGGCGGTCCCCGACGGCGACAGCCTGCAGCCCTGCGACATCGACCGGGAGGCGCTGCGCTGGCTGGAGGCCAACCCGCCGGACGGCATCGCCGTGCCACAGACGCTGCCCAACGGCGGTGGCGCGACGGCGTACCGGCAGGAGGGTTTGATCGTCAAGGAAGGCCGCGGCCCGCTGTCGGACAAGCTGGTCGGCAAGCCGGCGGTGACCGGTGTCGCGGTGACCGGACGGTACGCATGGACGTGGGAGCAGCCGCCGCCGGAGCCGGTCGCCGCCGCGCTGACCGCGCTCTGCCCCGAGGTGCCCTACCTCGGCACGACCGAGTCACCGGTGCGGCTCGTCGTCGCCGAGGCCGATCCGACGCACCGCCTCGACCCCGACGCCGACCTGTTCACCGGCGACGGCCTCGACCTGGCGGTAGCCGTCGCCGGCCGGTCCGACGCTCTGGAAGCGGCGCACCGGGAGTCGACGGCCGTGCCGCCGCTCAAGTCCGACGCGCACCGCTCCAGCGAGAAGACGGTCGCGCCGCCGATCGTGACCGCCGGCGTCGAACTCGGCCGGTACGCCCGCGCGGAGGAGCCGCCCCCACCGACACCATGGACGTCGGTGCTGCTGTTCGGTATGGCCGGGCCGGTCCCGCCACAGCTGCGGGTGCGGTACGCGGTCGCCGTACACCGGGCGTTGGTCTCGCTCGTCGGCGACGGCGCGCCCGCGATCCTCACCGGCGCGTACGGCGACAACGTGCCGCAGCCGGCGAACCGGTGCGCCATCCAGTTCCTCGGCCCGGACGCGCCGCACGTCGACGGCAGCGCGATGGCGCTGCTGCTGCCCCGCGACGCCGACGACATCGACCTGACCCTGATCCGGATGGCCGCGCACCACCTGCGGCAGGTCAAGGTCTCCGCCGGCCCGTTCGGTGTCAAACCGCCGGTCGAGGTCGCGGCCGACGAGTTCTGGCCCGAGCCGGCCGCCGGCACCCAGCGGTGGTGGCAGACCGACCCGGTCGCCGTACCCGACAGCCGGCCGCCGCGCGTCCGCGTCCGCGACTGGTCCCTCGCCGACGCCGCAGCGTTGTCGGTCGCTTTGGTGTGGCGCGACGAGTTCGAGAAGGTGCCGGAGCGGGGCGAGGCCCGCTACCAGGCGTTGGCGCGGGCGGCGTCCGCGCGCGGGGTCCGGGTCGAATCAGCGGTACGGGTGATGGACGGCGACGTCGGCCGGTACGTGCACAAGGTCCACAGTGACACGCTGATCCAGCCGTACCGGGCGGTGCTCAACCTGGGCAACCTCACCGGGCCTCGGACGATCGCCGCCATTGGGCAGAGCCGGCACCTCGGCGGCGGCCTGCTGGTGCCCCGGGACCTGCCGGAGTCCATCGCCCGCCGGCTGGCCCGGTGA